The following proteins come from a genomic window of Candidatus Francisella endociliophora:
- a CDS encoding phosphatase PAP2 family protein, with amino-acid sequence MPNSVVKKNWYAFKKSFKSPRITEVNIPRLIQLKYTFVPILLIIVFLYFNIDAYVEKYVQNGFFSGYWYYLDKITHFGLALYLLIPLGLFAIVRLFIDTDSLLESTRDRINALTAATLFLIATVAISGIIGQILKFMIGRARPKFFLEYGSQYFEHFHKPGYDFASMPSGHSITVAAFYVGLIYLLPRFRVLWVFLALLIAFSRVALGSHYPSDVIFGLAVGAYTTIFIYYWMRNRNFLKPTNTKKLS; translated from the coding sequence ATGCCTAACAGTGTAGTGAAAAAGAATTGGTATGCTTTTAAAAAATCATTTAAAAGTCCTAGAATAACAGAAGTTAATATACCAAGACTTATACAGTTAAAGTATACATTTGTACCTATATTGTTAATAATTGTATTTTTGTACTTTAATATTGATGCTTATGTTGAGAAGTATGTACAAAATGGATTTTTTTCAGGCTACTGGTATTATCTTGATAAGATCACTCATTTTGGATTAGCTTTATATTTATTAATTCCTTTGGGATTGTTTGCTATAGTTAGGTTATTTATTGATACAGACTCTTTATTAGAATCAACGAGAGATAGAATTAATGCCTTAACAGCTGCAACACTTTTTCTTATAGCAACTGTTGCAATTAGTGGTATTATTGGTCAAATACTGAAGTTTATGATTGGTAGGGCTAGACCAAAATTTTTCTTAGAATATGGGTCGCAATACTTTGAGCATTTTCATAAACCTGGTTATGATTTTGCTAGTATGCCATCTGGTCACTCTATTACCGTTGCAGCATTCTATGTTGGCTTGATATATTTATTGCCAAGGTTCAGAGTATTGTGGGTGTTTTTAGCGCTGTTAATTGCTTTTAGTCGGGTTGCTTTAGGGTCGCATTATCCTAGTGATGTGATTTTCGGTTTGGCTGTTGGAGCATATACTACAATTTTTATCTATTATTGGATGAGGAATAGAAATTTTCTAAAACCAACAAATACAAAGAAATTATCCTAA
- a CDS encoding pilin, translated as MKKQMQKGFSLVELMVVIAIIAILAAVAIPMYSNYTTRAKLGSELAKLGGVKMEVAEQISNSNTSVGSTPSGITAPSSIPSGASVDADGTIKLPVDSVVGSDADIIMSPSVVSGAITWTCDVSGSSVSSSVKPSNCTG; from the coding sequence ATGAAAAAACAAATGCAAAAAGGTTTCTCACTAGTTGAGTTAATGGTTGTGATTGCTATTATCGCTATCTTAGCAGCTGTAGCTATCCCTATGTATTCTAATTATACTACTCGTGCTAAATTAGGCAGTGAGTTAGCTAAACTAGGTGGTGTTAAAATGGAAGTTGCTGAGCAAATATCTAACTCTAACACATCTGTAGGTAGTACTCCTAGTGGTATTACAGCTCCAAGCTCCATACCATCAGGTGCTAGCGTTGATGCTGATGGTACAATTAAGTTACCTGTTGACAGTGTAGTTGGATCAGATGCTGATATCATAATGTCTCCTTCTGTAGTATCAGGAGCAATAACTTGGACATGTGACGTATCTGGATCTAGCGTTAGTTCATCAGTTAAACCTTCAAACTGTACTGGCTAA
- a CDS encoding pilin, with protein sequence MRNTKGFTLVELIVVIGVIAILAAIATPIYSNYKERTIMTEAINVTGGVKAQIEDYISNSQDPSTMTYNTPPGISVINSSISGATIEINMHERNSNIFTNSNDTLRLVGVINGAIFKWTCLHNANASDIATRNTPKACENTFTS encoded by the coding sequence ATGAGAAACACCAAAGGCTTTACTTTAGTTGAATTAATAGTTGTTATAGGAGTAATTGCAATACTCGCTGCTATAGCAACGCCCATTTATTCAAACTATAAAGAAAGAACTATTATGACAGAGGCTATAAATGTAACTGGTGGTGTTAAAGCGCAGATAGAAGATTATATTAGCAATTCTCAAGACCCTTCTACTATGACATATAATACCCCTCCAGGAATTTCTGTGATAAATAGCAGCATATCTGGAGCAACCATTGAAATAAACATGCATGAGAGAAACTCTAATATATTTACAAATTCCAATGATACACTTCGATTAGTTGGTGTAATTAATGGTGCAATTTTTAAGTGGACTTGCCTACATAATGCAAATGCTTCAGATATTGCTACTAGAAATACACCAAAAGCTTGTGAAAATACCTTTACTAGTTAA
- the recN gene encoding DNA repair protein RecN, translating to MLLHLSIKNFAIIKSTEIDFKEGMTVLTGETGAGKSILLDALSFVLGARLEKTFLQDDKVTEVSATFCIKDNARAKRLLDELFIDCENNECTFRRVVNKSKQSRLFINGSVVKASDVKKVSDKLINIYSQNSHQDLLDPKSQLSLLDSFANNDELLKKVSNSFYQLQKINTEIVQLQEHIDSQNSQKELLEYKLDELVTLELAENEFEELSQRQKSLSSVDEISYSLNYISNLMYDDETNITAMLTELEKEASKLDDIVFKNLQELISQTKVYAQEGYDEAQIQLESLEQDPEELAKVDHRMSEIYDLARKHKVEPSYLYQYIDELQVELEGFSQDSTKLAKLTEQRQVLDSEYNELATKLSKARKLAAKEFSKQVEKNIRSLNIPKGSFVAQVLDSETKASKGTDECQFMINFNLGEQLAPVKRVASGGELSRIGLSIQAVSAEKRSYPTLVFDEVDVGISGATAEIVGKLLRKLSEKLQVLCITHQPQVAAQGQIHLHVSKKYLKDSTESKIIELNQEQRVQEIAKIVGGVDISEKALSHARELLGLY from the coding sequence ATGCTACTACATTTATCAATAAAAAACTTTGCAATTATAAAATCTACAGAGATTGATTTTAAAGAAGGAATGACTGTACTTACAGGTGAAACTGGAGCGGGTAAATCTATATTACTTGATGCTCTTAGTTTTGTATTAGGTGCGAGACTTGAAAAGACTTTCTTACAGGATGACAAGGTTACAGAGGTATCGGCCACTTTTTGCATTAAGGATAATGCAAGAGCTAAGAGATTGTTAGATGAGCTTTTTATTGATTGTGAAAATAATGAGTGTACCTTTAGAAGAGTTGTAAATAAATCTAAACAAAGCCGACTTTTTATAAATGGCAGTGTTGTCAAAGCGTCAGATGTCAAAAAGGTATCTGATAAACTGATAAATATTTATAGTCAAAACTCACATCAAGATTTATTAGATCCAAAATCGCAATTAAGTCTCCTTGATAGTTTTGCAAATAATGATGAGCTTCTAAAAAAAGTATCTAACTCTTTTTATCAGTTACAAAAAATAAATACTGAAATTGTGCAATTACAAGAGCATATTGATAGTCAAAACAGTCAGAAAGAGCTTTTAGAATATAAGCTAGATGAATTAGTAACTCTAGAACTTGCAGAGAATGAATTTGAAGAGCTTTCTCAAAGACAAAAGAGTTTATCTAGTGTTGATGAGATTAGCTATAGTTTGAATTATATTTCTAATCTTATGTACGATGATGAAACTAATATCACGGCTATGCTTACAGAGCTAGAAAAGGAAGCCTCAAAACTAGATGATATAGTTTTTAAGAACTTACAAGAATTGATATCTCAAACCAAAGTTTATGCTCAAGAGGGTTACGATGAAGCTCAAATCCAGCTTGAATCATTAGAGCAAGATCCAGAGGAGCTTGCAAAAGTAGATCATAGAATGAGTGAAATATATGATCTTGCGCGTAAGCACAAAGTCGAACCAAGCTATTTGTATCAGTACATAGATGAGTTACAAGTGGAGCTGGAAGGTTTTAGTCAAGATAGTACAAAATTAGCAAAACTTACAGAGCAAAGGCAGGTTTTAGATAGTGAATATAATGAACTTGCAACAAAGCTTAGTAAGGCTCGTAAGCTAGCAGCTAAAGAATTTTCGAAACAGGTTGAGAAAAATATCCGATCTTTGAATATTCCAAAGGGTAGTTTTGTCGCGCAAGTTTTAGATAGTGAAACAAAAGCATCTAAAGGAACCGATGAGTGTCAATTTATGATTAATTTTAACCTAGGTGAGCAATTAGCACCTGTCAAAAGAGTTGCTTCTGGTGGCGAACTTAGTAGGATAGGACTATCAATCCAGGCTGTATCAGCTGAGAAGAGATCTTATCCAACCTTGGTTTTTGATGAAGTCGATGTTGGAATATCTGGCGCCACAGCAGAGATAGTTGGTAAGCTTCTCAGAAAATTATCAGAAAAATTACAAGTGCTATGTATCACACATCAACCACAAGTAGCAGCACAAGGACAAATACATTTACATGTATCTAAGAAATATCTTAAAGATTCTACAGAGTCAAAAATTATAGAGCTTAATCAAGAGCAGCGAGTTCAAGAGATAGCTAAGATAGTTGGTGGTGTTGATATTTCAGAGAAAGCTCTTTCTCATGCTAGGGAATTGTTAGGTTTGTATTAA